The Candidatus Thermoplasmatota archaeon genome contains the following window.
CTGGCTCAGTTGACTCGGTTTACATATTACGTGCTCTGCTAGATGGTGCAGATGGTGTTTTTGTAGGAGGATGTCATCCTGGAGATTGTCATTATATAGATGGCAACTATAAGGCGAGGAGACGCATGGTTCTACTAAGCAACATATTAGACACTTTAGGGCTTGAAAAAGAAAGAGTCTGGCTTAGATGGATATCAGCCTCAGAAGGGCAGAAATTTGCTGACACAATGAGAGAGATGACTGATGCTATCAAAAAACTTGGCCCAAATCCGATAGCCAAACACTGGAACATTTAAAGGAGGACAAAAATGGTACAGAAAATCATAAAAGTTAAAGACAACAAACCAACGGAGTCAATAAATGATTTCCTTAAACACTTACTAGAATCAGGTAAAATACATGCTTTGTTGGTTCAACAGTCAACACCATCTAAAAAAGTTGCTTTCCCGGTTTTAATCTCTGATGCAAAAAAACTACATGCTGATATCTTTGCTCCAATACTTCCAGCTTCTACAGCAAAAATAGTTTCAAAGATGACAAAGTTCCAGGCATCACCAAAACCTATCGGTATTGTTATGCATCCATGTCAGATCCGTGCTCTTGTTGAACTAGTTAAACTAAACCAAGCAAAACTAGATAACCTCATAATTATAGGCGTTGACTGCCTAGGCACATTTTCTATTAACACTTACACTGATTTTCATGGTAAGAAAAAACCAACAGAGCTTTTACTTGAATCCATAAAAAAGAAAAACGATGAATTTGAGAAATATCTTAGATCAGCATGCCGTGTCTGCAAAGATCCGATTCCAACAAACGCTGATATCGTAATTGGTTTATATGGTTCAGATATTGAAAAAGAAATTCTGGTCGAGGCACATACAGAAAACGGTAAAAAAATTCTCGAATCAACCAAGTTAGATGAAGGTAAAGATAATAAAAACCGTGAAAAAGTAATAAAAGAAATCCGTGAGTATAAATCAAAGAAACGAGAAGAATTTTTGAAAGAAAAAAGTTCTATAAAAGGAATCAATAAATTAGTTGAGTTTTTTGATAAATGTGTTAACTGCCATAACTGCCAACAGGCTTGTCCTATCTGTTACTGTAGAGAATGTTTGTTTGATTCATCTGTTTTTGATTCAGAGGCGTACAAGTTTTTACGGAAAGCAGAAAGCAAGGGTTTGTTTAAAATGCCAAACGATTCATTGTTGTTCCAGCTTGGGCGTATGAACCACATGATCCTATCCTGTGTTGAATGCGGTTTATGCGAACAGG
Protein-coding sequences here:
- a CDS encoding hydrogenase iron-sulfur subunit is translated as GSVDSVYILRALLDGADGVFVGGCHPGDCHYIDGNYKARRRMVLLSNILDTLGLEKERVWLRWISASEGQKFADTMREMTDAIKKLGPNPIAKHWNI
- a CDS encoding Coenzyme F420 hydrogenase/dehydrogenase, beta subunit C-terminal domain produces the protein MVQKIIKVKDNKPTESINDFLKHLLESGKIHALLVQQSTPSKKVAFPVLISDAKKLHADIFAPILPASTAKIVSKMTKFQASPKPIGIVMHPCQIRALVELVKLNQAKLDNLIIIGVDCLGTFSINTYTDFHGKKKPTELLLESIKKKNDEFEKYLRSACRVCKDPIPTNADIVIGLYGSDIEKEILVEAHTENGKKILESTKLDEGKDNKNREKVIKEIREYKSKKREEFLKEKSSIKGINKLVEFFDKCVNCHNCQQACPICYCRECLFDSSVFDSEAYKFLRKAESKGLFKMPNDSLLFQLGRMNHMILSCVECGLCEQACPNEIPLMDVFIPVAENAQKEFEYAPGRDLEEKIPMIVYKEDEFTEVGEK